The following are encoded together in the Corticium candelabrum chromosome 1, ooCorCand1.1, whole genome shotgun sequence genome:
- the LOC134197149 gene encoding ecdysteroid-regulated 16 kDa protein-like produces MWILLLGAICCFQATCATPGPTGFEHCSGSEYQPAKYGKATNVTLDPCAKSPCQVQKGVNATAFITFVPSVTVTNLTAVVHGKLGILPLVPFDLPNANACSNSNITCPLKAGVLAYYTTMVPVPKLAPSAPVEVFFQLLNEKKEEVVCIKFEMQIE; encoded by the exons ATGTGGATTCTGCTTCTTGGTGCTATTTGCTGTTTTCAAGCAACCTGTGCTACTCCAGGACCTACCGGATTTGAACATTGCAGTGGATCAGAATATCAGC CTGCCAAATATGGCAAAGCAACGAATGTTACACTAGATccatgtgcaaagtcaccttgtcaAGTACAGAAAGGTGTCAATGCTACAGCATTTATCACATTTGTACCAA GTGTTACTGTGACTAATCTCACAGCTGTTGTGCATGGGAAACTTGGTATACTGCCATTAGTTCCTTTTGACCTTCCGAACGCTAATGCCTGCTCAAATTCTAACATAACGTGCCCCCTCAAAGCTGGTGTGCTTGCATACTACACTACCATGGTTCCTGTTCCAAAGCTTGCTCCATCG GCACCAGTGGAGGTCTTCTTTCAGCTCCTGAATGAGAAAAAAGAAGAAGTGGTGTGCATTAAATTTGAGATGCAAATCGAATAA